Proteins co-encoded in one Juglans regia cultivar Chandler chromosome 16, Walnut 2.0, whole genome shotgun sequence genomic window:
- the LOC109012529 gene encoding myrcene synthase, chloroplastic-like yields the protein MSLQILDSVRTCNPTRGLLPSKNPISPIPSGAGNVSDHHPLQSTTILNNSSTDSITVRRSADYRPTIWSYDYIQSLRSEYGESCTKQVIEKLKEELRMMFKEVVDPLKKLELIDVLQRLGLSYHFEDEIKSILESIYNTTHGGGDMRKESLYATSLGFRLLRQNGYNVPQEIFNSFKDEKGSFLTRLCDDIEGMLGLYEASFLLIDGEGILEEARDFSIKHLTGYLEKSKDQNLSAMVSHALELPLHWRMLRLETRWYIDVYRSKEGMNPLLLKLAELDFNVVQAAHQEDLKQASRWWKSTGLEETLSFARDRLMENFFWTVGVIFQPNFGYCRRMLTKLITLMTIIDDVYDVYGSLEELELFTDAMERWDTNAMDQLPYYMKICFLTLHNAVNEMAFDVLKEQGFHIIRYLKKVMVDLCRSFMLEAKWFYTGYKPSFEEYIENAWISIAAPVVLVHAYFLVTNPITTEALECLEGYPDIIRWSSLIGRLTDDLGTSKNELKRGDVPKSIEYYMNETDVEVDEDDAREYIRSSISATWKKMNKEQLILTSPLSKIYVESAINLVRMAQCIYQQGDGHGVQDGDTQDRVLSLLVRPILIDKDH from the exons ATGTCTCTCCAAATTCTTGATTCAGTCCGAACTTGCAATCCAACTAGAGGATTGCTCCCATCTAAAAATCCCATCTCACCTATACCATCAGGAGCTGGCAATGTTTCTGATCATCATCCTTTACAAAGCACGACAATCCTAAACAACTCGAGCACCGACTCCATTACTGTTCGACGTTCAGCAGATTACCGACCTACCATTTGGTCCTATGATTATATTCAATCACTGAGAAGTGAATAT GGGGAGTCATGCACAAAACAAGTAATTGAGAAGCTGAAGGAAGAATTGAGGATGATGTTTAAGGAAGTTGTTGATCCTTTGAAGAAACTGGAGCTGATTGATGTCTTGCAAAGGCTTGGATTATCTTACCACTTCGAGGACGAAATAAAGAGCATTTTGGAAAGTATATACAATACTACTCATGGTGGTGGTGATATGCGCAAGGAGAGTTTATATGCCACATCTCTTGGGTTTAGACTGCTAAGACAAAATGGATATAATGTGCCTCAAG AGATTTTCAATAGTTTCAAGGATGAAAAGGGAAGTTTCTTGACACGCCTTTGTGACGACATTGAGGGAATGTTGGGTTTGTATGAAGCCTCGTTCCTTTTAATAGATGGTGAAGGTATCTTGGAAGAAGCAAGAGATTTTTCAATCAAGCATCTTACAGGCTACTTGGAGAAAAGCAAAGACCAAAATCTTTCTGCCATGGTGAGCCATGCTCTAGAGCTTCCACTCCATTGGAGGATGCTAAGGTTGGAAACAAGGTGGTATATTGATGTATATAGGAGCAAAGAAGGCATGAACCCTCTCTTGCTAAAACTTGCAGAACTGGATTTCAACGTGGTACAAGCAGCCCATCAAGAAGATCTAAAACAAGCATCAAG GTGGTGGAAGAGTACTGGGTTGGAAGAGACGTTGAGCTTTGCGAGGGATAGGTTGATGGAGAATTTCTTCTGGACAGTGGGAGTAATATTTCAGCCTAATTTTGGATATTGTAGGAGAATGTTGACAAAGCTCATCACACTGATGACAATAATAGATGATGTTTATGATGTATATGGTTCTTTGGAAGAACTGGAGCTCTTCACAGATGCCATGGAGAG ATGGGATACCAATGCAATGGATCAACTCCCATATTACATGAAGATATGTTTCCTTACTCTCCACAACGCCGTCAACGAAATGGCTTTCGACGTGCTAAAGGAACAAGGATTCCACATCATTCGATACCTTAAGAAAGTG ATGGTAGATTTGTGTAGATCTTTTATGTTGGAAGCTAAGTGGTTCTACACCGGATATAAACCAAGCTTTGAAGAATACATAGAGAATGCATGGATCTCAATTGCAGCACCAGTTGTATTGGTGCATGCATATTTTCTTGTCACGAATCCAATAACTACGGAAGCTTTGGAGTGCTTGGAAGGGTACCCAGATATAATCCGTTGGTCATCACTGATAGGAAGGCTTACTGATGATCTTGGAACCTCTAAG AATGAGCTAAAAAGAGGTGATGTTCCTAAATCAATCGAATATTATATGAACGAAACCGATGTTGAAGTTGATGAAGATGATGCTCGTGAATACATAAGATCTTCGATTAGTGCGACgtggaagaagatgaataaaGAACAACTGATCTTAACTTCTCCcttatcaaaaatatatgttgaaaGCGCTATAAACCTTGTAAGAATGGCCCAATGCATATACCAGCAAGGAGATGGACATGGCGTTCAAGATGGTGACACTCAGGATCGTGTTTTGTCATTACTTGTTCGTCCCATTCTTATAGATAAAGATCATTAA